From the genome of Faecalibacterium prausnitzii:
AAATACCCCAATACGCAAGAAAACTGCAATTTCAATCTGCAAAAAGGGTGCGTTTTGAGCGCGGAAAAATGGACGCGCCCGGTGAGGGGGAAGTCCGGCACCGCCTCCCCCATTTTGCCCTATCATAACGCGTTTTGGGCTGACAGAAAAGAGGAAAATGCAGAAATCCACCAAAAACAGGTGCATCGACGCGGAAAATGTGGTATCCTATCAGAAGGTCGGAAATTTACTGCCGCAAGGCAATTCTGGAAAGGAAGTTTTTTATGTTGACTGTTGGCATTCACGGCGAGCAGAGCCAGCTCGTGACGAACGAAAACACCGCAAAGACCATGGGCAGCGGCACACTGGACGTGTTCGCAACGCCCGCACTGGTGGCACTGGCCGAAAAGACCTGCTGGATGAGCGTCGCGTCCGAGCTGGACGAGGGCTGCGGCTCGGTGGGCACGAAGCTGGAGCTGGAGCACACCGCCCCCACCCCCGTGGGCATGACCGTGACCTGTGAGAGCGAGCTGACCGCCGTGGAAGGCCGGAAGCTGGTGTTCAAGGTCTCGCTGCACGACGAAAAAGGCCCCGTGGGCGGCGGCGTGCATGAGCGCTTCGTCGTCAATGACGCGAAGTTCGCGGCGAAGGCGGAGAGCAAGAAGGGGTGAACCCTCTCAGTCACCTTCGGTGACAGCTCTCCCGAAGGGAGAGCCACTGGCGAGTCGGTAGTGGTCGTGCTGGACGAGCGAAGTTTTTTGCAATCGGGAACGGCCGGGCTCCGCTGTCTCGATTCACGGCTGCAATACAAATGCCGCTGCCAATGAGAGCAGGGCCCGGCACCTTGCGCCCCATCGGGCCCAAGCGAACAGCAGGGCTGGCCCGGCCTGCCAATGCCTCGCCCTTCGGGAGAGGTGGCAGTGCGCAGCACTGACGGAGAGGGTCAGTCCCGCAGCCGCTTCACGGTTTCTGGGGGGCGCCCTCCCGTGAGTGGGGACAGAGCGGTTCTTCCAACCGCAGCGGTGGTTCATCCTCCGCCATCACCTGTTCTTCGGCCCGCTGCTGGGCCTCGTGGAGGAGGCGGGCGGCCTGTTCGCTGGCGCGGAACAGCTCAAAGTACAGCGCTTTATAATCCGGCGCGGCAAACACCCCCTTCCCTGTCTGGTTGGGGATAGTCTGCCCCGCGCTGAGGCAAAAAATCAAAAGAGGAATCAGATCTTATGAAAAAAGTCAATCTTTCGTGGGCGGGCGCCGTGCTGGTGTTCGCTCTGCTGCTGTGGTGCACGGCGGCAACCCCCGGCACCATTGCCGACCCGTCTACCTACACCTGCGCCGTGTACAGCACGGCGCTCTCCCTGCTGCCGCCGGTGGTGGCCATCGTGCTGGCCCTGAATACCAAGGAGGTCTACACCTCGCTGCTGGTGGGCATCGCGACGGGTGCGCTGCTCTTTGCCAATGGCAACCTGGAACTGGCCCTGAACACCCTGTTCTTCAACGAAGACGGCGGCATGGTCGCCAAGCTGTCCGACTCCAGCAACGTGGGCATCTTGGTCTTTCTGGTCATGCTGGGCATCCTGGTGGCCCTGATGAACAAGGCGGGCGGCAGCGCGGCCTTTGGCCGCTGGGCGTCCACCCACATCCACACCCGCGCGGGGGCGCAGTTCATGACCCTTGTTCTGGGTGTGCTCATCTTTGTGGACGACTACTTCAACTGCCTGACCGTAGGCTCCGTCATGCGGCCTGTGACCGACCGGCAGAAGGTCTCCCGCGCAAAGCTGGCCTACCTCATCGACGCCACGGCGGCCCCGGTCTGCATCATCGCGCCGGTGTCCAGCTGGGCGGCGGCCGTCACCTCCTCGGTGCCGGAAGGTTCGGGCATCAACGGCTTTACCATGTTCCTGCGCACCATTCCGTATAACTACTACGCCCTGCTGACCCTCATCATGATCCTCTTCCTCATCTTCACGGGCACCGACTACGGCCCCATGAAGCTCAACGAGGACAACGCGCTGAAGGGCGACCTCTTCACCACCGAAGACCGCCCCTACGGCGACGATGTGGACGACGGCACCGCAGCCTGCGGCCATGTCATCGACCTGATCCTGCCGGTGCTGGTGCTCATTGCGGCCTGCATCTTCGGCCTCATCTACACCGGCGGCTTCTTTGAAGGCGTGGACTTCATCACCGCCTTCTCCGACTGCAACGCCTCGGCGGGCCTGGTGATGGGCAGCAGCATCGCGCTGCTGTTCACCTTCGTGTTCTACCGGGTGCGCGGCGTGATGACCTTTCAGGACTTCGCGGCCTGCATCCCGGAGGGCTTCAAGGCCATGGTCAGCCCCATGCTCATCCTGACGCTGGCGTGGACCCTTTCCGGCATGACCAACCTGCTGGGTGCCAAGTATTACGTGGCCAACCTGCTCAACGGCTCGGCGGCTGCGCTGCAATATCTGCTGCCGACCATCATCTTTCTGGTGGCGGTGTTCCTGGCCTTTGCCACCGGCACGTCCTGGGGCACCTTCTCCATCCTCATCCCCATCGTCTGCCATGCGTTCCCGCAGGGGGAGATGCTGGTCATCTCCATTGCGGCCTGCCTGTCCGGCGCGGTGTGCGGCGACCATTGCTCCCCCATCTCGGACACCTCCATCATGGCGTCCGCCGGTGCTCATTGCAGCCATGTGAACCATGTGTCCACCCAGCTGCCCTATGCCATCACGGCGGCGGCCATCTCGGCGGTGTGCTATGTTGTCACCGGCCTGAGCCAGATGTTCCTGGGCGCCAGCGCCAGCCTGCTCACCTCGCTGGTGCTGCTGGCCGTGGCCATCGTGCTGGAGCTGGTGGTGCTGAACGTCATCCGGCTGCGAACGGCCAAAGCAGACTGACCCAACCGGCGTTTTTGGCCCTGTCAAGGGGGCAAAAATCATCATTCGCGCAGTTTTCAGGGTGTTTCACGCGGTTTTGCTTCCGTTCCGGTTGTTTCTGTGGTATGATGGACCCAGAAACGAACGACCGTGCGGCCTTTGGCAGAAGAGGAGGACGACCCCAATGAAAAAACGCATTCTCAGCTTGATCCTGGCACTGAGCATGGTGCTCTCCGTGCTCCCCCTGGGGGCCTTTGCAGAAGGCTCCAACGGCGACCTCGTCATCGGCTCGGACGGC
Proteins encoded in this window:
- a CDS encoding thioesterase family protein, translated to MLTVGIHGEQSQLVTNENTAKTMGSGTLDVFATPALVALAEKTCWMSVASELDEGCGSVGTKLELEHTAPTPVGMTVTCESELTAVEGRKLVFKVSLHDEKGPVGGGVHERFVVNDAKFAAKAESKKG
- a CDS encoding Na+/H+ antiporter NhaC family protein gives rise to the protein MKKVNLSWAGAVLVFALLLWCTAATPGTIADPSTYTCAVYSTALSLLPPVVAIVLALNTKEVYTSLLVGIATGALLFANGNLELALNTLFFNEDGGMVAKLSDSSNVGILVFLVMLGILVALMNKAGGSAAFGRWASTHIHTRAGAQFMTLVLGVLIFVDDYFNCLTVGSVMRPVTDRQKVSRAKLAYLIDATAAPVCIIAPVSSWAAAVTSSVPEGSGINGFTMFLRTIPYNYYALLTLIMILFLIFTGTDYGPMKLNEDNALKGDLFTTEDRPYGDDVDDGTAACGHVIDLILPVLVLIAACIFGLIYTGGFFEGVDFITAFSDCNASAGLVMGSSIALLFTFVFYRVRGVMTFQDFAACIPEGFKAMVSPMLILTLAWTLSGMTNLLGAKYYVANLLNGSAAALQYLLPTIIFLVAVFLAFATGTSWGTFSILIPIVCHAFPQGEMLVISIAACLSGAVCGDHCSPISDTSIMASAGAHCSHVNHVSTQLPYAITAAAISAVCYVVTGLSQMFLGASASLLTSLVLLAVAIVLELVVLNVIRLRTAKAD